In Colletotrichum higginsianum IMI 349063 chromosome 3, whole genome shotgun sequence, a genomic segment contains:
- a CDS encoding 2-deoxy-D-gluconate 3-dehydrogenase, with translation MSSILEKLFSLDGRTAVVTGGTRGIGQAMALSLAEAGSDIILIQRDESNTETKRQIEAIGRTATVYTADLSNQDQVEGLTQRILADGHDVSILVTCAGIQRRHPAHRFPMGDWDEVLQVNLKTVWTLCRDLGAYMLTRPPNPTTGHRGSIINVASLVSFQGGITVPAYAAAKGGIAQLTKALSNEWAGQGVNVNAVAPGYVATDMNEALMGDPGRAAGILARIPAGRWGTPEDFKGATVFLAGAGSLYVSGELLTVDGGWMGR, from the exons ATGTCGAGCATTCTTGAAAAGCTTTTCTCTTTGGACGGCCGTACGGCTGTGGTGACTGGAGGCACCAGAGGCATCGGCCAGGCCATGGCATTATCGCTGGCGGAAGCGGGTTCAGATATCATTCTCATCCAA AGAGACGAGAGCAACACGGAAACCAAGAGGCAAATCGAGGCAATCGGCAGGACGGCCACCGTCTACACGGCGGACCTGTCCAACCAGGACCAAGTAGAGGGCCTGACGCAACggatcctcgccgacggccacgaCGTCAGCATCCTCGTCACCTGCGCCGGCATCCAGCGCAGACACCCGGCCCACCGGTTCCCCATGGGCGACTGGGACGAGGTGCTGCAGGTCAACCTGAAGACGGTCTGGACCCTCTGCCGCGACCTGGGCGCCTACATGCTCACGCGGCCACCGAACCCGACCACCGGCCACCGCGGCAGCATCATCAACGTCGCCTCGCTCGTCAGCTTCCAAGGGGGCATCACGGTGCCCGCGTAcgcggcggccaagggcgGCATCGCGCAGCTCACAAAGGCCCTGAGTAACGAGTGGGCGGGCCAGGGGgtcaacgtcaacgccgTGGCGCCGGGGTACGTCGCCACGGACATGAACGAGGCGCTCATGGGCGACCCCGGGCGCGCGGCGGGCATCCTGGCGCGGATCCCCGCGGGCAGATGGGGCACGCCCGAGGACTTCAAGGGCGCCACGGTGTTCCTCGCGGGGGCGGGGAGCCTGTACGTTTCGGGCGAGCTGCTGACCGTCGACGGGGGCTGGATGGGCCGGTGA
- a CDS encoding dihydrodipicolinate synthetase has product MSPSAIGNSHHHNGNGTSHASQPALAPGLYVPTVAFFRDDDSVDVETTTSHAVRLAAAGVAGLVTHGSNGEAVHLDHAERQLINRTTRAALDAAGKADLPLIVGCGAQSTRETVQLCREAASSGGDYALVLPPAYYGGLLATDHILQHFREVADESPVPVLIYNYPGACSGLDLNSDTIIALSRHPNIVGVKLTCGNTGKLARIAAATTAPKKGSGDAEAGTAATAAPFRTFGGSVDFTLQTLVVGGHGIIGGTGNIAPRACVRLMTLWDEGKLAEARELQAVVARGDWTAIQGGFVSVKAALQEYYSYGGLPRRPCALLEGERLTKQLDGFAELVALERALEK; this is encoded by the coding sequence ATGTCTCCTTCAGCCATCGGCAATTCTCACCACCACAACGGGAACGGCACAAGCCATGCCTCACAACCGGCTCTGGCCCCGGGCCTCTACGTCCCGACGGTGGCCTTCTTCCGTGACGACGACTCAGTAGACGTCGAGACGACGACCTCCCACGCGGTCCGTCTCGCCGcagccggcgtcgccggcctcgtcaccCACGGCTCCAACGGCGAAGCCGTCCACCTCGACCACGCCGAACGACAACTCATCAACCGGACCACGCGGGCGGCcctcgacgcggccgggAAGGCCGACCTCCCCCTGATCGTCGGCTGCGGCGCCCAGTCGACGAGGGAAACCGTCCAGCTCTGCCGCGAAGCCGCCTCGTCGGGCGGCGACTACGCCCTCGTCCTGCCGCCGGCCTACtacggcggcctcctcgccaccgACCACATCCTGCAGCACTTCCgcgaggtcgccgacgagagccccgtccccgtcctcATCTACAACTACCCGGGCGCCTGCAGCGGCCTGGACCTCAACTCCGacaccatcatcgccctGTCGAGGCACCCCAACATCGTCGGCGTGAAGCTGACGTGCGGGAACACGGGCAAGCTGGCCCGGATagccgccgccacgacgGCCCCGAAGAAGggcagcggcgacgccgaggccggcacagccgccaccgccgccccgtTCCGGACGTTCGGTGGCAGCGTCGACTTCACGCTGCAGACgctggtcgtcggcggccacggcatcatcggcggcacgGGTAACATCGCGCCCCGGGCCTGCGTGCGGCTCATGACCCTCTGGGACGAGGggaagctggccgaggcgagggagCTGCAGGCCGTCGTGGCGCGGGGCGACTGGACAGCCATCCAGGGCGGCTTCGTCTCGGTCAAGGCGGCGCTGCAGGAGTACTACTCATACGGAGGGCTCCCCCGGAGACCATGCGCGCTGCTGGAGGGGGAGCGCCTCACGAAGCAGCTTGACGGCTTCGCCGAGCTGGTTGCGCTGGAGAGAGCGTTGGAGAAGTAG